The DNA region TGATGACATCACTGCTTCCATTTTATCACCCACATGCAAGGTTCATCTTCATCAAAAATCTTTACCATGTTTTTGTGATTAGTGCTTCGGTTTCCCACAGAATCTTACATAATCTAAGAAGACAAAAACTGTGCAGCTGTCGCTGGGGCCATGCGGGGTTAATCCTGACTTATAGTAATTCAGGATCTGTTTTCAGGAAGCCCTTTCCCCCCTGGACCACCAGACTGGGAAAACCTCTCACTGTTACTTCCAGTTTCCACTAACAAGAGGAGGTGATGAGTTGCCCACCCACCAGCAAATGCAGCTGTCTGAACTGGGAAAACGTGACAACACATGTCTGTGCGAAAATTACAGCCCCCTTAACactggaagaaagaaaaaatgtagCAATGATTAAAGAGAAGGTTAAAGAAGCTTACAGGTCCGCTATCAAACTATTACATGTAAACTAATTGAAAACGCAATATTGTGAAAACATGACAGTTACTTGTATTTAGTTAGAGTTTATTTCGGTTTTTACAGTATtcataaatacaaaatgaaatgtgtcacagtcacacagcttcagggacctggaggtttgtgggttcaagtttcacttcgggtgactgtctgtgaggagtttggtgtgttctccccatgtcagtgagtgactgaatgtgtgagtatgggtatgtttctgccttgcacccagtagttccaggtaggctccagacccaccgcaaccctgaattggataagcggtttcagacaatcaaagaatgaatgaattaataattatagTAACCGAAAAGGTGTAGGCTGAAGCTTTGGCTTATTTGGCATGTTCgcagaaagaaaaacatcatatcattcattcattatctgtaagcgcttatccagttcagggtcgcagtgggtccagaccctacctggaatcattgggcgcaaggtgggaatacaccctgtagggggcgccagtccttcacagggcaacacagacacacacacattcactcgcacttttgagttgccaatccacctaccaacgtgtgtttttagactgtgggaggaaaccggagcacccggaggaaacacatgcagacactgtctgtgagactcctcacagacagtcacccagagcgggaatcgaacccacaacctccaggtccctggagctgtgtgactgcgacactacctgctgcaccaccgtgccaccctcatcATATCATACatgtaaaaaattatttatcatCTTTATAAGTGTCTACTaccttatttaaattatttgttttaatttgcaaAATGAGCTACACATTCTTATTTCTTTATCACAATTATTCCACAAGTTTACCCCTTTGACAGATATGCATCTACTTTTTATATTAGTCCTTACTCttgcttattttttaaacatacctGTTCCCCTAAGTTTATATTTGGTCTCTCTAGTTTCAAAGAACTTCTGAATacactgtattaaaaaaatttacagtaaaatccgtaaaatttacagtaaataactggcAGCTGtagttgccagaatttcacagtaaaatataCGGTCACTTTTTTTACAATCATAAACtttacatttaagaactgttttgtttacagtaattttctgttaaaaaacagatatatactgtaaaaatagccatagtatttacataaaaataacaaagaaacattgttttgacaTGTAAACTGTGTGAccaatgagagaatggagactgagacATAGCCATATTTAGATACAGCCAAACCAcatcctatattcagcccttaaaaggagatattgccAAAAGGACCAAAGTAATGTGCAGTACCtgggtgccacactccagcactcggaGCACAGGCTGATGGTGTATTTTCCTGATCAACACACATCTCGtcacaacatgcacagaaacacaaacacacacacacacacacacacacacacacacacacacacaaacacacacgcacacaaatgcacaaaataatcaccccaatgaaacccaaaatcaaaaagtctcaaagacagaaaagaaaactctgaaaatcaaagaaaatatggagaaacaaggcatgctgggagcattttatatttttggggTTTTCTGGGGGTTGATTACTTTTCACAATCCATGCACCTAAGACATTCATTTGTTTCTTCTTGGTTTATACATCGTGTAAAAAcattgtttactctgccctgtacatccagtatcctacctccttctattacaatttttgcactattgtttacactgccttgtacatccattatcctacctccaaatcaggttattgtcttcagtcagtgtcccattgtctcatgtatgtctatcaaTGAGCTGCTGGTATCTCATTGTCCTGCACTtatcttctgtttgttcactttcatatatttatatacatagcttagttgaatttagtctattttttgttaaatgttactgcatcttggagaggagagtaacagAATTCCAATCCTTTGTATGtgctgtacatatgcagaattgacaataaaactctcttgacttgacttgtgttttaataatattaGGCACGTACACCATGCTGCAGATAATATACCTTAACAGTTAACATGAAGATTGTAAGAGGAAAGAAGACACAGAACCAAGTAGTCAAGACTTCATGATAATTTTAATCGTCCAGGTGGTATGGCCAAAGCTAGTCATTACAGTGATAgcgagtaaaaaaaaaaacatacacattgCTGATTTAGAAATAACAGCTCAAGCATCTTTAGAGAAATGATTGAAAGCACAAAAAAGGATCCAGCctgttatataaattatatatatatagataaataaattaaatacaaaataaatacagtagaAATATTTAAAGTGCAACGTGAAAATGAAATATGATTCCTATATTTTCACATCATGTAACACTGAAATAAGAATAGCATCTGTTCTTACAAATAACAATTGTGGAAAATACAAAAGCCTCCTAGAAGAGGCTGGAGTTGCAGTCTCTAAGTAGCAGTGATTGCATGTTAAAACATGTAATAACCACTACTATACATACAATATTATACAGCTTTATTATATCAGCTTTACAGCATTTGCATTTTTCAAAGTTCTCCTGTAATTTCTGATTGAGATTCCAGCTCATCAACCAATCCACAGCAAAGTATAAATgagttatttaaattaatttataagtAGCTGAAGCTGCCTGTAAAACCTTTAGGAGGCTGCTTACTAAAGGGGCAGGATCAGGGCAAGCTTGGTGGCTTTGATCATGTGGTTCTATGTCAAGCAGGGTTCAGCACATTTAATCCTTCTGTGGGAACATTCGGCCCACGGTGAAGGAGCGCAGACGTGTGTGTATTGCTATCCATTCATTATAATTAGTAACTTTAGTGTAGACACCTGGTTTGAATTTGTTGGCACAGCCATCTCCCCAGCTGACAATTCCGTACAGGAACACCCGGCCACTCACTTCACACACCAGAGGTCCACCTGAGTCTCCCTGTATCAGCCAAACAGTAAGGAATGCAGTCAGAAGAGCAGTTAAATAAACaaccatcattatcatcatcaccatcatcatcttctttgctgcttaatctatttcagggtcgtggtacaACCAACAATATTTCATCTAAAtcatgtttgtgatgtcacaaataacaatatgtttatacatttttgtcCACAGCACTTTCTCTCCACCCATTGTCATTAATTATTTAAGGAATGTTTTGTgctttgatattaataataattatgattattattattatttatttttttattattgtctgGCTTTTCATAGTCACacctttatttaacagaaaTGAAAATTGTGACTAACCTGACAAGCATCATCTTCCCAGGTTGGACTGCCTGCACAGAACATATTCTCAGTGAGAGGAATATCACTTTTTCCATAGTAGTCTTCTTGCATACAAACACTGTCAGAGATAAGCTTCACGTAAGCCTCCTTCAGGTACCGGGAGTACTTGATTGGAGctttggaaaagaaaaagaaaaaatatacatattagATTAATTTGTAATTTATCATATTAATATGTATTTGGTATTGTAGAGTAATCCATTTAAAAGATAATCCCAGATAAAGTTAAAGGTAAAAAGCTGAATTAGTAATTAGGCGATGAATGACACTCAGAACAAATAGAGTGTTTTTCTATAAAACGACTAACATTGCAATTTTCACATTGAAATGTCCAGGAATATGGTATTAAAtgcaattattttttataaacaatGTATTGATACTGTAATATTTCACTATTATACAAAAGTGTGtaaataatttcatttaaaaatgaggAACACTTACATGTCTGTTCACTGCCGTAACCAGCAACCCTGCAGAATGCTCCATAGGGCATCATCTGTTTGGCCGGGGGCAGGCACACAGTCCTCACTGAATTTGTCCTATGGGCACAGTTCCCTTCACTGTTCTCTATCTGCAGcagagctacacacacacacacacacacacacacacacacacacaaaacatcatAATTAATCAAATGGAAATatagtttttaatgttattttttacattgtgcAAATAGATTAAAGCAATGTTGTGTTGATTTAGACTGCAGTGTCTGAGAACACATACCAATATCATTGTTATATATCTCTTTGGTGAAATCATAGTCCTGATGTATCACCACTTTGGTCACTCTAAACATCTGCTCTTTGAGGGGGTCAGTCTCGTTGGTGGCCTTCTTTCCCAGAAAAACAGTGTATTTACctacatcttttccttccctgtGGGAAACAGAACAACAATTTCTCTTGAGATCTATAGATAAATAACTCAAAGTCAAATAAAAAGTGTCATTGTTGCTGTGGAAACCACTTGTCTCCATAATGATTCATTAAAACGAAAAACCAAAGGTTTAATGTACATGTgtgtataattatattattggaCACTGACAACACTAGaaattctgataaaaaaaagctaaaatgaATTGTTTACTACTAAACCATTTAtctcatttataaatatatctgAAGATTTGAAGATCACGCGCTCTCTAAAGCACCGCATCTGAAAGGCACTAGTCTGTATTAATAGTGAAAATGTGCCAAGGCATAGAAACATtatatttcttcatttgttTCAGTATTCAGGCTACATCAGACATCACCATCCCTCCTTATGGGGAAACTGGGGCATGTacgtatgtatttatatatgggagtgagtgagtgagttacgaGCCAGTTCTATTATGTGTGTCATATATAATAACAGATGTAAAATCTAATGTTTTGCAATGAAAAGAACACAATTATAATCACCCGTCAGTGAAGCAGTGGGCTGCAGTGAGGACCCAGCATGGAGAGATTAGAGTCCCCCCACAATGGAAGAGGCCTCTTTTGAAGATGGATGCGATCCAAGGCTGAGACTCTATTGAAGAATGGAATCCTCCAATAATCTTATTCTGCTGCCTCAGAGATCGTTCTCCACATGTGTTTTCTGTAGAAAAGTAGATCACACTGTGAGTTTTTGCTTTCTCCATAAAAGTTGTTACTTTGGAGATATTTGGGGGTTTTGTTTGTTCGCTTGCTTTAGGCAACAGAACATGTTAAATGTGGTGATAAGTAAATATGAATTCCTTACCTGTATCTTGTTCTTCTGGACTTGGGGCTGTAAcacaatgaattaaataattattattaatgactaaCTTAATTAATGTTATTAGTCACTATTAAGGATGAGCTACACTCTATGACCAAATACGTTGACAACTCttctaacatttttttctgaaatgaagggtatttatAGCAAGTTTGCACCCCTCTGCTGAAGTAACAGCCTCCTCTATTCTGGGAAAACTTTACATTTAATGTTGgaacactccaactcatccctgAAGGTATTGAATGAtgctccatcgctccagagtaCAGAGACATGTTGCTTTATAGACCAGCAGCAACCTTAAACTCATTTTCAGCTGTCACAGAGCAACCCATTCCATTTCATACATTTCTTTGTAGATTATAGAACAAATTTGGAAATACATTTCCACAGTGGGAGTAAATTATAGtaactgaattaattaattatcatcTTGTCTGTTATATAAAACTTACTAGGTTTTGCTGGACACTTGGGAATATTACAAAACTCTCGAACAATCCTTGATCCTCTCCTAACTCTGCACCAAGGCATGATGTTGTTATCAGGATTCCTGCAGAAACAAACAATCAAAGAGTTACAGTCAGTGATAGGAACAGATCATGAATTTAAACTCAAAAGCAGAACTTCTTTTTATTGAAAACATTCTCACAAAGATGTGAGTCATAGATATCTCTAGTTCTCAGCCATAGGAAGCAGCTCACTTCCCTTTATTAGAGGTCTTACTCATGCACAGTCAGATTGAAAGAACTGATCTGAGATCTACCTGCAGTAATTGTGAGATCCAATCCCCCTGGAAGCGTCAAACCAGTTCCACCTGAGACATCTGTGTCTTCTGGCTGTTACTGAGACAGTCCCTCTGTACTCATTCCCCTGACTGCCATCAGCTAAACACTGTGTATATTCATCTGTGAACAAGAACACAACCCACATCaccatacacagacacacacataacaaAAAGCAGTCAGCTGTGTAGTGTGCTGAGCGGGAGCCGAATTAAAGCTGTGGTGTCACGGATGCTTAGTGCTGTGTGTTGAACTGTTTATAGATGCgaggaaagagagtgagagaaggaagCGGTGCATCATATTAGCCATGATTCTACCTTCTTCTCGATTatttaaccttcctcctgtgttagctttctgttaccatctcttatgttaatgggtcggttttgacTTGTGTcataaatcagccataagactatggctaaaaacaattaatcatcaaccaatttgtttcttacatcttgtttaccttgttattcttccttatccatgaaaggattggtttaTTCATTGTTGCTCACTGTAAACTGGGGGTACTGTatactctacaaaacacaaactctaaactgacttggccttacatgtctggacttgttttgtctttccttgttttgtaaaacagacaaagatagaagcccctaactgaagctcaaatggttgtaggaggagccagctgtaggctgttggtgtatagtgtgtttatgattcTAGATTTggcacttttttattattttgttgaaatagaagttcctgacaaagtcaaaatGTCTTGATGCAATAGACAAATTTATGGAGTATTTATatgaatttaaaatctaaaaacgggtcggtcaagaccctaacacaagaggaaggttaagGGTTTGGGGTTTCTGatgtttttattatgtatttattatgtattttagtgatttatttattcagttagATCAGTTTTGATCTTACCGTTTCATTCTTTGACTAAAAGGATCCAAAAAAGATGTTTTGTAAATGGATtccttttttttacttttacccTACTTACTTGATTTAGACTCTGCTACTGAGCGGATGTTGCACACTCACCATTTTGTCTGGGCTGTAATAAACGACTGACATCATTTGCCCATGACTTGTTGCCCAAGGTGGAAGTCTTTAAAGGGAAAGAATGAAACCAATCAGACAAAAATAACTGACACAACAATGCTGTtctctatttcttttttctctctctaagtAATGGTAAATTgttctgcttttattttcttACCACAGCAAAAGTGCACGCAATCAATAGTAAGATGACCCAACAACCCATTGTGTCGAAAAACTCCTGTCGTCCTTATATGGAGTTTCTGAAAAGCATTGTTTTGTAATGATGACAAAAACAGTACAAACATATGGCATATCACTCAGGAATACAGAGAACAATATGCATGCGCGcgcacaaatgcacacacacacacacacacacatgcacacgcacacacacacacacaaattctctcaATCATggcaatgaaatgaaaaaatatctatatatttttgtaggtaaaacacaaatatttatttcacaatTTACAGATtcaatgcataaataaataaacaaatcgaAAGTAGTACAACTTTAGTTTGTGGAAAATGTTCTCATTATATAACTACTAACTACTTTCAATTTGATATGCATCTGAGCCTGTGTCATCTATTTATTTGTAAACACAATGTAGCCatttaaagtatttatttttattttagaaggCACATATGACCATAAATGTTCACTAACTGCATTCTGGTATATAGCACTTATCTGatgttttttgtattattaGTGAATATTAGTAGATAATGATTTGCAGGAAAATTAAATGTGAACCTGGTTAACAGCATAATAATCAGTACTCACCTTTCAGAACTCAGTCCAGTGCTGTCTcacagctgtgttctctggtgaCTCTTGTCCTTTGTTATTAGCAGAACTCTGCTCTGTACTTGGCTGTGTCTGAATGGTTGGTCTGATTCTTTATACAGCTCAGGAAGCGTGAGATTGTGTGAAAGAGGCGGGCCTATGCAAGACCAGCTGAAAGTTTGCAGAATTTGAGGAAGGTATAGAAGATATTTTCAGACTGTGACGTGATGATAAATGAGACATGACTCAAAAAAAGCCTTCCTAATTTCAACACAATGAATAAGTGATAGGAAACGCTCCTTTTAAGGCATTTGTTTCTTCTGCATTGTTATTCACATCAGTTCTCAGTACCCTTTTCAAAATGTGAATAAACTGGAgcttattataaataaaaaaatacaggaTTATCTTCACTGGCAAAGTCAACATTTTAGAGACACTTGTAAAAAGAGCAGATACAAAATTCCTGATATATAGAGTCTAATGTGTAAAGATTATAAAGACCAATTACCAAAAGAAAAGTATATATTATTGTCCTGTAACAAATAAAAGTTACTTTGGAAAGAAAGACTGTGAAACCCAGCTATCATCTCTGTCAGCACATTTTCAGTTACAGTCCTGTTCAGCTGAATAGTACTGATATCATCTTGCTTTGGCAGCAGTATCTTTAGTATTTACTCACCAgttaaataaaagtgttttaatTATTTCCTGCATGGACGTGCTACCACATGTTTATACAGTAATCTGTTGAGTTATATaaagcaatttttacttaaaaagCTGAACTTGCAACAGTGTGGTATGAGCTgttcttgtttatgtttttattaatcaTCAGGACTATGAGGGGATTTCAGATTCAACGGATCCTGAAAATACATGAGATCATCAAGTAGACTTAAGGAAATGTGAAGGTGCTTGCATACAATTCCTGTGCAATATATCAGAAAACTTCCAGTGTTACGCCTAAAGAGTGAGAATACTGGGGCTCACAACCTCAAACTGCAACAATGTACACTGTACATAATGTACTTTAAAACACTTCTGCCAAGTTTAATACATTCACTCAGTTCCAGTGAATGTTGCCTTTTTACATATGCTGAggctcatttacacactcataaCCCGTCTTCCCAACCTTTAGAAGAAAATCTCTTATAGCTGCTCTTTCACTATTTGTACTACATTTACTTTTAACTTTAGTTAATTTTTCTGTAACAATTTCTTTACATGGCATACATATGATTTGGAcactgattctgagtctgagtaTTAGAAAAATATAACCGTATGTTATAACCGCgtgtttgagtcccgctccgagtgactgtctgtgaggagttggtgtgttctccccgtgcccgcgtgggtttcctccgggtgctctggtttcctcccagtccaaaaacacacgttggcaggtggattggcaactcaaaagtgttcgtaggtgtgagtgtgtgagtgaatgtgtgagtgtgtgtgttgccctgtgaaggactggcgccccctccagggtgtattcccaccttgcgcccaatgattccaggtaggctctggacccaccgtgaccctgaaatggctaagggttacagataatggatggatggatggatgttataagcagcaaaaaatataactcaaaataaaaaatggtgAATTTTCATAGCCTAAGCTTTTGAAATAGAACAACACACAAAGCTGAGTAGCAGCAGAGTGTATGTGTTCAGTATAACTACAGAATTGAATGGCAATGGAATATTCAGTCCACAACACAGATACCGGCACTCCTGGTCGACATAATACATATAAGACAAAACATCCATCCAGCCTCAGTCTGTAgccacttgtccagttcagggtcatggtataATGTTTTTAAGTGTTACTCATCGATCACatgataaaaatgtatattttacgcCTCATTTCAGTGAACAAAAGTGAAAGacagatttatttttgcctctctattaataGCACATAATCCGTGACAGACCTTTATGACACATTTTACCATTGCTTAATACGGAGTAGCAAAGGGGAGGCACCTAAAGTACATGTTTGatcatattattattacctGTGTTATTATGTAGTGACCAAACACATCGTGGGTCATCTGTCTATCTTAGTCTATTGTTATATTCATTTTCATTAGAAAGACTAAAGAAATAACAGGACAGTCagccagagtgggacttgaatccacaaccccaggatcctgctgctgtgactgtgacactacctgctgtgccaccatgccatgTGCAATAGTACCTTTTACAGTCTCTGTGGTTGTACCCTCAATGGTAGATATTTGTACCTTTTacttagggaacataattgtaccttattgtattataactgtagattctaaaattgtgttgatttcatacgcttatatattatgttgtttttttgttgttgttgttgttgtttttttaaaacaattctgTAATAAAAAATTGAGAACAGAATGCAaagtacctttagggaacacaactggactttaacactgttgtacatttaaaggtacatgtACACtgttttagtgaccaataatgtcactgtgcctttttttctgagagtgtataatCATCGtattttaactgtatttatgtttgtcactttattgtaattatatataattttatacaagcaccattcTTATTGAGAAgatcaattattttaaataataatattaataatcataGGTGccaaccagtggcggatgctggtctttcaaggaggggaagctcaattttggcctacatcataaaatgtgtcggtttatttatacgtaaattctaccctccattccttttcaagaaaatgatctgtgaccctgtcgtaccaacaaggcgtcttttccagggacttgactagtgtcctctcaatggccagcagagctaggctgcttaaacggccttggcccatgtgaagtgtgtccgcctgtgagtgctttgtgacgatagaagtcagaaagaatGATAGAAGTCATTCTCCAAatacaagcagctacaaaaaacccaccagaaatagaagctcgatttgtcgctagttgtttttaacaaagaaaatgccgctaagaggtttaagaaagtctgggtCAACTCAgaacaaatgaaaatgtaatgttcccacggatctttacaccaagagcttcccttgcagtcttagagcaatcgcctctggtgtcTACGTCTTTTGCAAAATACTGCTTTATGTCATTAGAAAAAAAACCACccgcttatttatttattgctcatTTATTGCTTTCTACTTTCAACACAGAGTGATTGCTTGGGCTTAAAGTGACCAAACACCTTGTCTGTGAAGTGATGTCATTTTGTCATCCGGTCTGAAGGGACTTCCTGTTTACACCGAAACAGGGTGCGGTGAGTGTACATATGAAGAGTTATCAGTGAGAACAGGCCCAGTCCTCATTCTGCTTAGCAGTAGGGTTTCCCTCTGTTCTGAACAGCTGGAACTCACAGGCCCAAACATGCCCTAAGGCATAAAATAATAGTTAACTCTATAGTTTGTGTTTGGAACGTCACATCCCAAATGACTAAGTTATTAACGCTCAGCTTTATTTGACCTGGAGTTTTTATCCCTACTACAAATTTTACTTCTCGCATCTCCTTATTTCTCTAATATTAACCCTTCTAAAGAAGCTTAAGTGAGTCACCAGTCTGAGATGGCTGAATTATTCATGATTCCCATATCCCACTTGTAATTTTCAAGAGTAATTCTCAAATCacagcatcagcatcatcagCATTTCTTCAATTTCTGTAACAAATCCATCCGGATCAGGTTCATTGGCTGTAAGGCAGGAGCACATCATGAACAGTGTtcctgtccatcacagggcaacacacacccatacaatcactcacacctgtttccCACAGGCAGTTCTTCTAGAAATAtgattttggattgtgggaggaaaccagaacacccagagcaaacccacacagatacaggtagaacacacctgTCCTGAATTGAAATGACCTGAGGTAGAGATTGAATCCAGGACCCTTTAGCTCTTGTTGTAACACTCTACCACACATCATCAACAAAGCTGTCTTAGACATTTAACAGCTCCTCTCTGTTCATCAAGATAACATATTTAGAAGTCATAAGAAAACCCCAGAGTAATTCTGGACCTCTTTGGGTCCCTTAGGTCTATTATGTAAGAGATCCTGGATGTCTATATCAGACTGTTTAAGACTGTGCT from Hoplias malabaricus isolate fHopMal1 chromosome 8, fHopMal1.hap1, whole genome shotgun sequence includes:
- the plaua gene encoding plasminogen activator, urokinase a, with protein sequence MGCWVILLLIACTFAVTSTLGNKSWANDVSRLLQPRQNDEYTQCLADGSQGNEYRGTVSVTARRHRCLRWNWFDASRGIGSHNYCRNPDNNIMPWCRVRRGSRIVREFCNIPKCPAKPTPSPEEQDTENTCGERSLRQQNKIIGGFHSSIESQPWIASIFKRGLFHCGGTLISPCWVLTAAHCFTDGEGKDVGKYTVFLGKKATNETDPLKEQMFRVTKVVIHQDYDFTKEIYNNDIALLQIENSEGNCAHRTNSVRTVCLPPAKQMMPYGAFCRVAGYGSEQTSPIKYSRYLKEAYVKLISDSVCMQEDYYGKSDIPLTENMFCAGSPTWEDDACQGDSGGPLVCEVSGRVFLYGIVSWGDGCANKFKPGVYTKVTNYNEWIAIHTRLRSFTVGRMFPQKD